GCCGTTTCGACGAGCTCCTCGTCCGATGCCCCCTCGGCCTTCAACTTGTGCCCCATCGACCGGAGATGATTCGCATCGCCCGGCTTGGCGGCGCCTCGCGCCCATTCCACGAGACCGGCTCGTCGCGCATCGGGAATCTCCGGGGAGAGACGGCGCATTTCCCCTTCAACCTGATCTCGCGAACGCCCCAAACGGCCCAGAACCAGGATCTGAAGCTCCTTGAGATCAGGAGAGCCCAGACCCTCGGCCACGATCAATCCAAGGTAGGATTTCGTAACGGGCTGCAAGGCGCCCTGCTCCAGCATCCGCTGATACCGGCCCCACGTGGCTTCCAAGACGCCGGGCTGAAACGCCAGCGATTCAAAGAACCCCGGGCAACATCCCAAGAGCGGATGGCGGGTGATCTGCCCGAGGATGGGCTGGGCTTGGAGAGGCGGAGGCCCGTTCCCCGCATGGGAGGATTCCTTCCTGGCCTTCCGGTTCATCATGAATCGCATGACGGGAATGAGCGTCCTTCGGCCGAAACCGGAATTCGCTGCATTCACCATTCCATCGAGATCAATGTCGAGCGACGTGGCGAACCTTGTGCCGGTCCCCATGTGCGCGGCCAGCGCGATCACGGCGATGATTTCGTCGTCTTTGTATCCTGCATCCCGAACCTTGGCGGCATCCGCGCGACTGATCGTTTCAGGGGATCGGCTGAAGTGCCGGACAAAATCGAGGATGGCGCGGGTCTTCTCATCAAATTCCGCGGCCTCCATTTCCCGTTTCAGCGCATCGATCTCCCTCTCGGAGAACCCGCTCAGCCGAAGCATCATGGCCATCGCTCCCATGCAGTACGTACAACTGTGTTCCTGGGCGACAGCGTAGCAGACCAGATTCTTCAGCCGTTCCGGAAGGATCGAAGTGAAGTACAGGGCTTCCTCTTCCTTGAGCGCCGTCTCCAAGAGGTGGGTGTCATGAGCGAGAACCCGCATGGGATTCGGCACCGCCCCCGCGGCCGCCTTGATTCGCGCGAACATGCTCCGGGCCTCGGGCGACGCTTCCGAATCGGTCAATGGCTTGACTACGCTGGGCATTGTTGATTACCGTTCCGGTCCACAACCATACGACAGCCCGGATTTTTTCGCAATGGTCCGCCAACTATAGAGGCTAAGCCTCTATAGCGGCTATCGAGGCTTGGCCTCCATAGGCGTTCAGAGTTGGCTTGCCGTGTCATCCGGGTCATGCCAAGGTGAGCGCCATGAAATCCGCTCTGATGTATCTCGGTTGCGCGTTGGCGCTGGGGGTAACGCCGCTCTTTGAGAAACTCGCCTCGCGCGGCGCACCCTCGTGGATCATGATCGCCGTGCGGAGCCTGTTTGTGGGTCTTCTCTACTTCGCCGGCGCGTGGGCGTTTTCGGCGCACAAGGAGCTAGCCGGGGTGAAACCGATCCACTACCTGTGGATCGTCATCAGCGGCATCATCGGCCCGACGATCGGAATGTTCCTTTACTTCGAATTGCTCCGGAGCCAACCGACAGCGAAGGTCGTCGCCCTCACCGCCACCTATCCCGTCTTCACGGCGATCCTCGCCACGTTCGTCCTCCGCGAGCCGTTCACCGCCGTGCAGTTCCTCGGCATCGTCCTCACCTGCGCCGGCGTGGCCCTCGTCGCCCGGTAAGACTCCATAATCGGTGACAGTATATTCTATTATAGCCCATAATAGTATACGGTCACCCATTATCCCCGCTCACTTTCTCCACGTCGATTTCGTAGCGGCGGATTTCGCGGCGCATCTTGTTGTATTCCATCCCGATGATGCGGGACGCCTCTTTCACGTTGCCCTTCGCTGTCCGAAGCGCCTTCACCATGAGCGAAACGGTCAGATCCCGCACGGCATCATCATAGGGCGCCAGGGGAATATCTTTCGTGGCCGCCGCCTGCGCCCCCGTCGAAAACGGGAGCGGCTCCCCATCCGATACGGCGCTCGCATTGCGGCTGATCCAGTTTTCCAATTCGCGGATGTTCCCGCTCCAGGTGTGATTCTGGTAGCGGATCATCTCGCGCACTTCCGGCATCCATACATGCCGGTTGTACCGCATATTGAATTCCTCCAGGATAAACGAGACGAGCCAGGGGATGTCCTCCTTCCGTTCCCTGAGGGGCGGCATGTGAACGGGAATACCGTTCAGTCGGTAGAAAAGATCCTCACGAAAGGCCCCGGAGGCGATCAGTGACTTGAGGTCCCGGTTTGTCGCGGCGACAATCCGGACATCGATGGGAATCGATTCGTTCCCCCCGACCCGCTCGATGACGCGATCCTGAAGCACTCGCAGGAGTTTGACCTGAATCTCCGGGCGAAGGTCCCCAATTTCGTCCAGGAAAAGCGTCCCCAGATGGGCGCTTTCGAATTTCCCGAGCCGACGCTGGAGCGCGCCCGTAAACGCACCCTTCTCGTGACCGAACAGCTCGCTCTCCAACACGCCGGGCGCCAGGGCGCTGCAATTCACCGCCACAAACGCCTGCTTGGAACGCCGGCTGAACTTGTGAATCAACCGGGCCGCGAGTTCCTTCCCGCTCCCGCTCTCGCCCGTGACGAGCACCGGACTCTCCACCTGGCTCACGCGGGTTTTCACAAACTCTGAAATCTCCTTGAGTTTCGGGTTGCAGGTCACGAACGTGTACCGATCATCGATGTCCGCGGCGTATTTCCCGGCACTGTGCTTGATAACGGCGGAGACGAACGCCTGCGGCGACAGTTCAGAGAGCGAAGGGAGCACGAACGCGTTCGGGGCCTCGGGGACCGCGCTCCCGTCGGAACGCTCAACCACCGTCATGTCATACCGCGAGCGTGGGGAATCGTCCCTCTCCTCCAGGGTCGCGAATGAATCGACCTTGAACCACGGTGACACCTTTTTCAGCCACGCTTCGGAGGGCCGGGGACCCACCAGGGCGATAGCCGGTTTCGGCCACTTCAAGAGATCTTCTCCTCGCTCAACAGCGGGCACTCCCCCGTCCGGCGCAGTCGCGGCGGTCGGCCCAGGCTGCAACGCGGAAAGACGGTCCTGCGACTCCCCTTCGAGGAATCGCTCGTCCAGAAAACCTTTCAGCCACAAGCCGGCCAGCGTCAGGAGGAGCACGTCCGCTGAATAGGCTGCCGTCCTCCATGCCATGTTCGATGGGAGCCAGGGCTCGATCAAGGCCACCGAGACGTAGGCGAGAATCGCAAGCACGATGGCCACCGCACCGTAGAGGATTCCTTTGCGGAAACCTTCGCGGCTGAACGCCATGGAAGGCTCCATCACGCCCAGCAACCAGGCCACGCCCAGGAGCAGGATGCCCCCAAGCACGCTATCGAGCCGGACGAGACCGGAGAAGAGATCCTCCAGACGGCCGAGAGCGGAAACGAACATCGGAATTCCCAGCACCGTGGTGAGCAGCCCTGCCAGGAATAGGAGTCCAATCCAGAGCTTTTCCCGCCGATCCGAGGCGGACCGGTAGGCATGAAGCACGATGAAGGGCTCGACGGCGAAGTAGCCGATCGAGACGGTCGCATAGACAATCGCGCTCTGAAAAATATCGCTGAAATAGGCGGCATCGAGAACGCTCTCGCCGACCCGGAAATCGCGGTAGACGCTCATCGAGCGCAGGAGAACGTGGAAGAAGAACATCACGCCCGGAAGGTAGATGAGATAGACGAGCCAGGGACGCTTTTTCAGACCTGTCCGTTCCCGCGGATAGGAGAGGGAAAGGTGGAGAGAAACAGGCGGCAGGAAGAGCACCGGACCCATCCAGAGTTGGATGAGCCACGAATAGGGCATGAGTTGAACCCATTCCTGCAAGACGGTCAGCGCGGGAATGAGGGCACACCCCGTGAGGGCCAGGAGTTGGGCCACGCGGGCCTGCGGTTTCTTCCAGAGAGCCACAAAGCCCGCCACGAGGAAGACCAAGCCCGTCACGAACCCGAGCAGGGCCGGACCGAGTCTCCCGTAGGGCTGGAGCGTGAGTGGGCGCTCGATATGCACGCCCGAGTGCTCGACGGTGAACGTCACTTCCCGTCCCGCTTTGAGGGTCCGGCGAATGAGAAACAATTCCACGATCCCGTGGACATCCTTCCCATTCACGGAGACGATCGTGTCTCCTCTTTGGAATCCGGCCCGGCCCGCCGGACTCTCCGGATCCACCGAAGTCACCACGGGGCTGAGCGCCGTGTGAAATCCGGAATAAGGCGAGCGATAAAGAACGACAAGGGCCACGAAGGCGAGGAGTGTGCCTAGTACCGCCGGCACGCCCAGCCACAGGAGAGGACGCCGGTCCTTGTCCTCCAGCGTCTCGCGCCAACCCATGGTCACTCCGCGGTTCTTGGGGACACGGGTGCGAGACTGGCCCCTCCCAGGAATTCTTCCAAACTGATGATCCGCGTCTTGGGTCCCGGTTTGTAGGTAAAGGTCTCAACTTCGAATGCCTTTGCCTCTGCAAATCCTTCCAGCTTGATTTTGACCCTCTCTCCCATGGAGCCTTTCATTTCAAATCCGGTGAGGACGGGCGGATCACCCTTGACGTAGAGTT
The nucleotide sequence above comes from Nitrospirota bacterium. Encoded proteins:
- a CDS encoding carboxymuconolactone decarboxylase family protein produces the protein MPSVVKPLTDSEASPEARSMFARIKAAAGAVPNPMRVLAHDTHLLETALKEEEALYFTSILPERLKNLVCYAVAQEHSCTYCMGAMAMMLRLSGFSEREIDALKREMEAAEFDEKTRAILDFVRHFSRSPETISRADAAKVRDAGYKDDEIIAVIALAAHMGTGTRFATSLDIDLDGMVNAANSGFGRRTLIPVMRFMMNRKARKESSHAGNGPPPLQAQPILGQITRHPLLGCCPGFFESLAFQPGVLEATWGRYQRMLEQGALQPVTKSYLGLIVAEGLGSPDLKELQILVLGRLGRSRDQVEGEMRRLSPEIPDARRAGLVEWARGAAKPGDANHLRSMGHKLKAEGASDEELVETAFTVASFYGYATFANGLSALQSPS
- a CDS encoding DMT family transporter — its product is MKSALMYLGCALALGVTPLFEKLASRGAPSWIMIAVRSLFVGLLYFAGAWAFSAHKELAGVKPIHYLWIVISGIIGPTIGMFLYFELLRSQPTAKVVALTATYPVFTAILATFVLREPFTAVQFLGIVLTCAGVALVAR
- a CDS encoding sigma 54-interacting transcriptional regulator, translated to MGWRETLEDKDRRPLLWLGVPAVLGTLLAFVALVVLYRSPYSGFHTALSPVVTSVDPESPAGRAGFQRGDTIVSVNGKDVHGIVELFLIRRTLKAGREVTFTVEHSGVHIERPLTLQPYGRLGPALLGFVTGLVFLVAGFVALWKKPQARVAQLLALTGCALIPALTVLQEWVQLMPYSWLIQLWMGPVLFLPPVSLHLSLSYPRERTGLKKRPWLVYLIYLPGVMFFFHVLLRSMSVYRDFRVGESVLDAAYFSDIFQSAIVYATVSIGYFAVEPFIVLHAYRSASDRREKLWIGLLFLAGLLTTVLGIPMFVSALGRLEDLFSGLVRLDSVLGGILLLGVAWLLGVMEPSMAFSREGFRKGILYGAVAIVLAILAYVSVALIEPWLPSNMAWRTAAYSADVLLLTLAGLWLKGFLDERFLEGESQDRLSALQPGPTAATAPDGGVPAVERGEDLLKWPKPAIALVGPRPSEAWLKKVSPWFKVDSFATLEERDDSPRSRYDMTVVERSDGSAVPEAPNAFVLPSLSELSPQAFVSAVIKHSAGKYAADIDDRYTFVTCNPKLKEISEFVKTRVSQVESPVLVTGESGSGKELAARLIHKFSRRSKQAFVAVNCSALAPGVLESELFGHEKGAFTGALQRRLGKFESAHLGTLFLDEIGDLRPEIQVKLLRVLQDRVIERVGGNESIPIDVRIVAATNRDLKSLIASGAFREDLFYRLNGIPVHMPPLRERKEDIPWLVSFILEEFNMRYNRHVWMPEVREMIRYQNHTWSGNIRELENWISRNASAVSDGEPLPFSTGAQAAATKDIPLAPYDDAVRDLTVSLMVKALRTAKGNVKEASRIIGMEYNKMRREIRRYEIDVEKVSGDNG